From the Paenibacillus tianjinensis genome, the window AAAATTTACTAACCCGCCTGTGATATCATCTATTTGTTCTTTCGAAAACAGAAGAATATTTGTTTTATCGATAAATTTCAGGAAGAATACATTATCGGCCATAACATCCAAAGGACTTGTGTTATCCGTCCTGAGACCTTGTTCGATTGCCCACCTAATATAAGCCTGGATAACCGATACTGATACTTGACATGAACCTAGGGTTTTTGGATTCAAGTAGCTTAGTAATTGTTCAATTTCACGAATATTAAAGTTATATAGATCTTTTTTGTAATATTGCTCAAGCGAAGAGGCTCTAGTTAGTACGCGTTCGTAGGTGATCTTTGTATTACGTGTCAAATTCTTAAGAAATCTATCCTTCTGATAAGGATTGTACAATTCCTCGTTGTAAATGCTGTTAGACATTAACCACACCTCTATTAGCAAAGTATCTAATAATCTTATCTCTGGATTTCACTATGCTTCGTTCTTCTATTGCTTGGACAAGTTCTGGATCATTAAAATCTATTCCATCAATATATTGTTTAATCTTTTTCAGGCTCATGTCTTCATCTTTAAATATTTTTGCAATTTGAATATAACCAGCAAACATTTGTGGATGATTTATATATATTTGTTTACATAATTTAGGATTCATTTTAAATTCGTCAACATAATAAGAAATTAAATATCCGAAAAACTCAATCAAGTATTGAGATATCTCTTTTTCTTCGATGAAGTTCCTAGGGTTGAAAACCTTATCTATAGTATATGACAGGGTATCAAATGTCGTTAGATGTCCAGCAACTTCACTAATGCGTGATGAAGACGCAATCCTTCCTGTTAGTTCTGATTTTCTTTGTAAATCCCTCACGATTTTATCAGAGGATTTTTCTGATTTTAATTCCTTTAGTCTTTCTGGCTTTACAATATTTACTGTATTAATTTGTCCAAAGAATTTTTTTGCAATATCCTTATCATAGCTTCTTATAGATAGAAACAGTTTCTGCGGCAGACTAGGATTAATTGAAGTTGCTTTAATTGCACCCTGAAGACGGTGAAATCCATCCAACACAGAGATTAAAGCATCTTTATTTATAGTAAGAGATTTCGTTTTATCATTGTAACTAATTGCCTCCGATTGTTCTGAGTATATATTTAGAGTT encodes:
- a CDS encoding ParB N-terminal domain-containing protein, coding for MKKDRTELEPLLIEIIDEIKHIPNIVKQINDVFGEFGLPVGTFQAIVRSKNEIYMLDVARLYVLTYALYSETHNNNISPLEYFTKKEMDKAKEHIENTKFNDAIELPMEFENVVMLSDEEYVTKIDAKTLVQMYLSQLIFYDFETQRSPKYIKHGSDSFIEVPEINKKSVDDIAQHMLNETYLPDTITLNIYSEQSEAISYNDKTKSLTINKDALISVLDGFHRLQGAIKATSINPSLPQKLFLSIRSYDKDIAKKFFGQINTVNIVKPERLKELKSEKSSDKIVRDLQRKSELTGRIASSSRISEVAGHLTTFDTLSYTIDKVFNPRNFIEEKEISQYLIEFFGYLISYYVDEFKMNPKLCKQIYINHPQMFAGYIQIAKIFKDEDMSLKKIKQYIDGIDFNDPELVQAIEERSIVKSRDKIIRYFANRGVVNV